The proteins below come from a single Acidimicrobiia bacterium genomic window:
- a CDS encoding prepilin-type N-terminal cleavage/methylation domain-containing protein, whose product MTRRAVRHESGFTLIELMVAMAIMGIILVPIAGGLFVGLRTSDETSYRLAGSNDAQLLSTWLPPDLHSAGNQSGDVVAAPTANTECSGLGNRLRIRWRATEIAGGSATTYVAAYAISQASTGEYRLIRYYCVGGGAASTHVIARNLANSTAAAISTSGTKVTMTITEKSTPTTPTSYTFSVSGYRRTP is encoded by the coding sequence ATGACTCGCCGCGCGGTTCGTCACGAGAGCGGGTTCACTCTGATCGAGCTCATGGTGGCCATGGCCATCATGGGAATCATCCTCGTCCCGATCGCCGGCGGCTTGTTCGTCGGGCTGCGCACGAGCGACGAGACGTCGTACCGCCTCGCGGGCTCGAACGATGCCCAGCTGCTCTCGACGTGGCTCCCGCCCGACCTCCACAGTGCGGGGAACCAGTCGGGTGACGTCGTCGCCGCGCCAACAGCCAACACCGAGTGCTCCGGGCTCGGGAACCGCTTGCGCATCAGGTGGCGGGCCACCGAGATTGCCGGCGGATCGGCGACCACGTACGTGGCCGCATACGCCATTTCGCAGGCTTCCACTGGTGAGTACCGGTTGATTCGGTACTACTGCGTGGGCGGCGGTGCGGCATCCACGCACGTCATCGCGCGCAACCTCGCCAACTCCACGGCTGCTGCGATCTCGACATCGGGCACCAAGGTGACAATGACAATCACCGAGAAGTCCACCCCCACGACCCCGACCTCGTACACCTTCTCGGTGTCGGGCTACCGGAGGACACCGTGA
- a CDS encoding prepilin-type N-terminal cleavage/methylation domain-containing protein — MMKRIWDRQKQEGGFTLVELLVVIVILGILSAVAVFAVGGVTDKGKQSACKADVNSVATASEAYYAKNSAYAANMAALVTAKFLRSVPGTGSGYTISYTASNGSVSSTPACSTL; from the coding sequence ATGATGAAGCGCATCTGGGACCGCCAGAAGCAGGAGGGTGGCTTCACCCTCGTCGAGCTCCTGGTTGTCATCGTGATTCTCGGAATCCTCTCGGCCGTCGCGGTCTTCGCGGTGGGCGGGGTGACCGACAAAGGCAAGCAGTCTGCCTGCAAGGCAGACGTCAACTCGGTCGCCACTGCGTCCGAGGCGTATTACGCCAAGAACTCCGCGTACGCGGCGAACATGGCGGCTCTGGTGACCGCGAAATTCCTCCGGAGCGTTCCGGGCACCGGCAGTGGCTACACGATCAGCTACACGGCGAGTAACGGCTCGGTGTCGTCCACGCCGGCATGCTCGACTCTGTAG